Proteins encoded by one window of Manihot esculenta cultivar AM560-2 chromosome 10, M.esculenta_v8, whole genome shotgun sequence:
- the LOC110624612 gene encoding ras-related protein Rab2BV, translating into MAYKVDHEYDYLFKIVLIGDSGVGKSNILSRFTRNEFCLESKSTIGVEFATRTLQVEGKTVKAQIWDTAGQERYRAITSAYYRGAVGALLVYDITKRQTFDNVQRWLRELRDHADSNIVIMMAGNKSDLNHLRAVSSDDAQLLAEKECLSFLETSALEALNVEKAFQTILLDIYHIISKKALAAQEAANSTGPPQGTTINVANLSANTNKRPCCSN; encoded by the exons atgGCTTACAAGGTGGATCATGAGTACGATTACCTTTTCAAGATTGTATTGATTGGAGATTCAGGTGTTGGTAAGTCCAACATTCTTTCCAGGTTTACTCGTAATGAGTTCTGCTTGGAATCCAAGTCTACTATTGGCGTGGAGTTTGCTACCAGGACTCTTCAG GTAGAAGGGAAGACGGTCAAAGCACAGATATGGGACACAGCTGGTCAAGAAAGGTACAGAGCCATCACCAGTGCATACTACAGAGGTGCAGTTGGTGCCCTCTTGGTTTATGACATAACAAAGAGGCAAACTTTTGACAATGTCCAGAGGTGGCTTCGCGAACTAAGAGACCATGCAGATTCCAACATTGTGATCATGATGGCTGGAAACAAGTCTGATCTGAACCACCTGAGAGCAGTCTCCTCAGATGATGCTCAATTGTTGGCTGAGAAGGAATGCCTTTCATTTCTTGAGACTTCAGCATTGGAAGCTTTAAATGTTGAAAAGGCATTCCAGACCATTCTGCTTGATATCTACCACATTATTAgcaagaaagctcttgcagcaCAGGAAGCAGCTAATTCAACTGGACCTCCTCAGGGAACCACAATTAATGTTGCAAATCTTTCTGCTAATACAAACAAGAGACCTTGTTGTTCTAATTAG